The following are from one region of the Paenibacillus sp. KS-LC4 genome:
- a CDS encoding endo-1,4-beta-xylanase produces the protein MFYTGRYTRKLAAIVLVFSLLAATAFAGPVVTYAEEEPAIILTSDFEDATLQGWKPRIGGELLTVSNQTANDSTYSMLVEQRERSYYGPMLELINVLERNVEYEFKAYVRLKEEPTENKTLQMTAYKKEGAESWNALDSVVIERADWQQWHELKGQFQYSDNPTELNLFIETPYISEETVDTLSFYVDNFTIKRASPLVIEEQIPSLKEHFSEDFPIGAAVYTWQMDGVYGELLKKHFSSLTATYEMKPKFIAPAEGQYVFDAADRYVQFAEDNNMQIRGHALLWHIDAAEWMLKDSAGQPASRELLLGRIQSYIETVMTRYKGKVDAWDVVNEAIADNGGDENGMRISPFYTLIGPDYVEKAFEFARAADPDAKLYYNEYYTEVPEKRAYMYQLVKGLKEKGLIDGVGLQSHYGLYSPPIDEIEKTLNMFIDLGLDIQITELDVDSVIPFGQTMPYDIAIKQAHRYKELFELYKEYKAHISSVTLWGLQDEKSYNNQAMLFDAKLQAKQAYWGLIDPSLLPVETNRVVSLAGTPAAGAVQAKEWSHAVVSKLKGSHSLSGTFRTFWDEDYLHVLVDVNDVTFNANDQVELFIDENNAKSSGYEQDDRHITLKRSGQAPNGITSMTREITGGYTMEASIPWESVQAALGADVGFDIRITDTNSANGEQVIYWNDSTLNQQSDPSKFGIIQLESMPKIAESVKGEAQIDGIMETAWSQAVPFQVDILNQPGGATGVARSMWSDDSLYLFVEVNDPIVLTTGLNPWDQDSVEIFIDENHQRTPFYQYDDVQFRVNADNVATFGGGAAPSRLESAVVRTDNGYNVELKIKLNSLQPVPGSVMGLDLQVNDDKGTGQNSNAKWNDPTNETWRNTSKFGILTFVLPEAGGGTDPGHGPGHGPGHGPGHGSGHGSGHGPGHGPGHGPGHGHGPGHGHGPGHGPGPGKGR, from the coding sequence ATGTTTTACACAGGAAGGTACACCAGAAAACTCGCAGCTATCGTACTTGTATTTTCATTGCTCGCCGCAACAGCGTTTGCTGGGCCGGTAGTCACTTATGCAGAGGAAGAGCCTGCAATTATTCTCACTTCAGATTTTGAGGATGCTACCTTGCAGGGGTGGAAGCCCCGGATCGGCGGGGAGCTTCTGACGGTTTCAAACCAAACGGCAAATGACAGCACTTATAGTATGCTGGTTGAGCAGCGGGAGCGTTCCTATTATGGACCGATGCTTGAGCTTATTAACGTGCTTGAACGCAATGTGGAATATGAATTTAAAGCATATGTACGCTTGAAGGAGGAGCCGACAGAGAATAAGACGCTGCAAATGACTGCTTATAAAAAAGAGGGTGCGGAAAGCTGGAATGCACTCGATTCGGTCGTTATCGAGCGAGCAGATTGGCAGCAATGGCATGAATTAAAGGGCCAGTTTCAATACAGCGATAATCCGACAGAGCTGAACCTGTTTATTGAGACACCTTATATATCGGAGGAAACGGTTGATACACTATCTTTTTATGTGGATAATTTTACGATTAAGAGAGCTTCGCCGCTTGTCATAGAAGAGCAAATTCCTTCGCTGAAGGAGCATTTCTCAGAGGATTTTCCAATCGGCGCAGCAGTCTACACTTGGCAGATGGATGGCGTCTATGGTGAACTGCTCAAAAAGCATTTCAGCAGCTTGACGGCAACCTATGAAATGAAGCCGAAATTTATTGCGCCAGCTGAAGGCCAATATGTGTTTGATGCAGCGGATCGCTACGTTCAGTTTGCAGAGGATAATAATATGCAGATACGGGGCCATGCGTTGCTCTGGCATATTGACGCTGCGGAATGGATGCTGAAGGATAGTGCGGGTCAGCCAGCAAGCAGGGAGCTGCTGCTCGGCCGTATTCAAAGCTATATTGAAACGGTAATGACACGTTATAAGGGTAAGGTTGATGCCTGGGACGTTGTTAATGAAGCGATAGCCGACAATGGCGGCGATGAGAACGGCATGCGGATCAGTCCGTTTTACACGCTAATTGGACCTGATTACGTCGAGAAGGCATTTGAGTTTGCACGTGCGGCTGATCCCGATGCCAAGCTGTACTATAACGAATATTATACAGAGGTTCCAGAAAAACGAGCGTATATGTACCAGCTTGTAAAAGGGTTGAAGGAGAAAGGGCTGATCGACGGTGTAGGCCTGCAATCTCACTATGGTCTATACTCGCCGCCAATTGATGAAATTGAGAAAACGCTCAATATGTTTATTGACCTGGGACTCGATATTCAAATTACGGAGCTGGATGTTGATAGCGTCATTCCATTTGGTCAGACGATGCCCTATGATATAGCGATCAAGCAAGCACACCGCTACAAGGAGCTGTTTGAGCTTTATAAAGAGTACAAGGCGCACATTTCCTCCGTGACGCTTTGGGGCCTTCAGGATGAGAAGTCCTATAACAATCAAGCGATGCTGTTTGATGCCAAGCTGCAAGCGAAGCAAGCCTATTGGGGGCTAATTGATCCGTCGCTGCTGCCTGTGGAGACGAATCGTGTCGTTTCACTCGCAGGGACACCGGCAGCTGGTGCTGTACAGGCTAAAGAGTGGAGCCATGCGGTTGTAAGCAAGCTGAAAGGGAGCCATTCGCTGTCGGGCACGTTCCGTACGTTCTGGGATGAGGATTACTTGCATGTTTTGGTGGACGTAAACGACGTGACCTTTAATGCTAATGATCAAGTTGAGCTGTTTATTGATGAAAATAATGCTAAATCCAGCGGATATGAGCAAGATGACCGTCATATTACGCTCAAGCGCTCCGGGCAGGCGCCAAATGGGATCACCTCCATGACGAGAGAAATAACAGGAGGCTATACTATGGAAGCTTCTATTCCATGGGAAAGCGTCCAAGCGGCATTGGGTGCTGATGTTGGATTTGATATTCGGATAACGGATACAAATTCAGCTAATGGGGAGCAAGTGATTTATTGGAATGATAGTACGCTTAACCAGCAGAGTGATCCGAGCAAGTTCGGTATCATTCAACTGGAGAGCATGCCGAAAATCGCAGAGTCGGTTAAAGGTGAAGCCCAAATTGACGGGATCATGGAGACAGCTTGGAGTCAGGCAGTACCGTTCCAAGTGGACATTTTGAATCAGCCTGGAGGGGCGACTGGAGTTGCACGCTCCATGTGGTCGGATGACAGCCTATATTTGTTTGTTGAGGTGAACGACCCTATTGTATTGACTACTGGACTCAACCCTTGGGATCAAGACTCGGTAGAAATTTTTATAGATGAAAACCATCAGCGGACGCCTTTTTATCAATATGATGATGTGCAGTTCCGTGTGAATGCCGATAATGTAGCAACTTTTGGCGGAGGGGCTGCGCCATCGCGGCTGGAAAGCGCGGTAGTCCGCACGGATAATGGCTATAACGTTGAGTTGAAGATCAAATTAAACAGCCTTCAGCCAGTTCCTGGTTCCGTAATGGGCCTTGATTTGCAAGTGAATGACGATAAAGGAACGGGACAAAACAGCAATGCAAAATGGAATGATCCGACGAATGAAACGTGGAGAAACACCTCGAAATTTGGTATTTTAACGTTTGTATTACCTGAAGCAGGCGGCGGCACTGACCCTGGACACGGCCCCGGACACGGCCCCGGACACGGCCCCGGGCACGGCTCTGGGCACGGCTCTGGACACGGCCCTGGACACGGCCCCGGACATGGCCCTGGGCACGGACATGGCCCTGGACACGGACATGGCCCTGGACACGGACCTGGTCCTGGAAAAGGTCGCTAA
- a CDS encoding ABC transporter permease subunit has protein sequence MKYSSTQAVEKIASAPSLPDVRKSRKWRRTIVLDLLLLPAVILTFVFAYIPMSGLVIAFQDYKPWLGFAKSSWIGLEHFEYLFSTKENMQVIWNTLIIAGMKVVGGLIAPLVFALLLNEVRKAAFKRTVQTFVYLPHFLSWVILGGILIDMLSTKGLINQFLVAVLHIEPIFFLGEGNWFRVVVVVSDIWKEFGFGAIIFLASLAGINPSLYEAAEVDGANRWQQTWSITLPSLIPIMIVVGTLSLGNILNAGFDQIFNLYNALVFDKGDIIDTFVYRVGIVDGKFGFSAAVGLFKSVVGFVLIVAAYRAAYKFANYRIF, from the coding sequence ATGAAGTATTCAAGTACCCAGGCAGTGGAAAAAATAGCAAGCGCACCATCGCTTCCGGATGTACGCAAGAGTAGGAAGTGGAGAAGGACGATTGTGCTGGATTTGCTGCTGCTGCCGGCGGTCATTTTAACATTCGTTTTTGCTTATATTCCGATGAGCGGTCTTGTTATTGCTTTTCAGGACTATAAGCCGTGGCTGGGCTTTGCCAAATCATCGTGGATTGGTCTTGAGCATTTCGAATACCTGTTTAGCACAAAAGAGAATATGCAGGTCATTTGGAATACGCTCATTATTGCCGGAATGAAGGTTGTTGGCGGGCTGATTGCCCCACTCGTATTTGCTCTTCTATTAAATGAAGTGAGAAAGGCGGCATTTAAACGAACCGTACAAACCTTCGTCTACTTGCCGCATTTTCTCTCATGGGTTATTTTGGGCGGCATTTTAATCGACATGCTTTCCACTAAAGGGCTGATCAATCAGTTTTTAGTAGCCGTGCTTCACATCGAGCCGATTTTCTTTCTTGGTGAAGGCAACTGGTTCCGCGTCGTCGTTGTTGTCAGTGATATTTGGAAGGAATTCGGCTTTGGCGCCATTATTTTTCTAGCCTCGCTTGCCGGTATTAATCCTTCGCTGTATGAAGCGGCGGAAGTAGATGGAGCGAATAGATGGCAGCAAACATGGTCAATTACACTGCCTTCACTTATTCCAATTATGATCGTAGTAGGAACGCTGTCACTAGGCAACATTTTGAACGCAGGCTTTGATCAAATTTTTAATCTGTATAATGCACTGGTATTTGATAAAGGCGATATTATAGATACCTTCGTGTATCGCGTAGGAATTGTGGATGGCAAGTTCGGATTCTCCGCTGCGGTTGGACTGTTTAAATCAGTCGTTGGCTTCGTACTAATCGTCGCAGCTTATCGCGCTGCATACAAATTCGCCAATTACCGCATTTTTTAA
- a CDS encoding carbohydrate ABC transporter permease encodes MYHKTNSYKVFSIFNYTLLAVLSLICLIPLIHILAVSFSGKAPANANLVGLLPVQFTIDAYSQTLANENFLRSLWVSFVRTGLGTLISMVVVICAAYPLSKEIGNFKRKKVYTWFFVFTMLFNGGLIPFYILIQNLNMMNTLWVLILPGAVSVWNIILLLNFFKNVPKELEEAAFIDGAGYLRTLVSVYLPVSMPAIATLSLFAMVGHWNSWFDGMIFMTDYKNYPLATFLQTIIVQQDFSKVSVRPEDLENISQRTVKAAQIFIGMAPILLVYPFLQRFFVKGIVIGAVKE; translated from the coding sequence ATGTACCACAAAACGAATTCTTATAAAGTATTTTCAATCTTTAATTATACGCTGCTTGCTGTACTGTCGCTGATCTGTCTAATTCCGCTCATCCATATTCTCGCCGTTTCGTTCAGCGGTAAAGCGCCAGCTAATGCCAATCTGGTAGGACTGCTGCCGGTGCAATTTACAATTGATGCTTACTCTCAAACGCTGGCTAATGAAAACTTTTTACGCTCACTGTGGGTTTCTTTTGTTAGAACGGGGCTCGGAACGCTAATCAGTATGGTCGTTGTCATTTGTGCAGCTTACCCATTGTCTAAGGAAATTGGAAATTTCAAGCGCAAAAAAGTGTATACATGGTTTTTCGTGTTCACGATGCTTTTCAACGGGGGACTCATTCCCTTTTATATTTTGATTCAAAACCTTAATATGATGAATACGCTGTGGGTGCTTATTTTGCCAGGAGCAGTGTCCGTCTGGAATATCATTTTGCTGCTTAACTTCTTCAAGAATGTGCCGAAGGAGCTTGAGGAAGCGGCATTTATAGATGGGGCGGGTTATTTAAGAACGCTGGTCAGCGTATATCTCCCGGTCTCTATGCCAGCAATTGCTACCCTGTCATTGTTTGCGATGGTCGGCCACTGGAATTCATGGTTCGATGGAATGATCTTTATGACCGATTATAAAAACTATCCACTGGCTACCTTCCTGCAAACGATTATTGTCCAGCAGGATTTCAGTAAAGTGTCGGTACGTCCCGAGGATTTGGAAAATATTTCACAAAGAACGGTGAAGGCGGCACAAATCTTCATCGGCATGGCACCTATATTGCTCGTATATCCGTTTCTGCAACGCTTCTTCGTAAAGGGCATCGTCATTGGGGCGGTCAAGGAATAG